The DNA segment AACCAAAAGCTAAAACAAAACATGGGATATTTTTAAAATAAAAAAGGAGTGTTGTTATGAAAAAAAAACTTATACTAGCTAGCTTATTTTATGCAAGTTTTATGTATGCTGCAGAGGTAAAAATAGGTATTGTTCTGCCGTTGACTGGTTCTTTGGCAGCTTATGGTAATGATGTTTATGAAGGTATTAAACTTGCAAATTCTCTCAACCCAAATTTACAAAATGGAGACAGTGTTAAGATTATAGTGGTTGATACTAAAGGTGATAAAATTGAAAGTGCAAATGCTACAACTAGATTAATATCTCAAGATAAAGTATTAGGGTTAATTGGCGAAGCAGTAACTCCAAATACCATGCAAGTTTTATCAATAGCTGAAGAAAGAAAAATTCCTGCTATAGCTCCTGTTGCTTCAGGGGATAAACTTCTAGATAAAAAAACTTATGCAAGTAGAGTTTGTTTTATGGATAGTTTCCAAGGTGATAAATTTGCAAATTATGCTTATCAAAACCTAAATTTGAGAAATGTTGCTATTATTGTAGATCAAAGCAATGTTTATTCTTTAGGACTTGCCAAAGCATTTGAAAAAGAATTTAAGAAAAATGGTGGAAAAATACTTAAAAAACTAACTATATCATCTGGAGATAAAGATTTCAAAGCTATCGTATCTCAATTAAAAAACATCAATCCTGACTTTGTTTATATGCCAATTTATCACCCTGAGGCTGCTTTAATTGCTAGACAAGCAAAAGCTGTAGGTTTTGATAAACTTTTAAGTGCAGGAGATGGAGTTAATAATAAAACTTTTATAGAACTTGGTGGAGATGCAGTAAATGGTGTAATTTTTACAGATAGTTTTGATTATAATAATCCTCCTACTAATTTATCAAAAAAGTTTATACAAGCTTATGAAAAAGAACATAACACTAAAGAACTTCCAGCATTTTCTGCAATGGGTGCTGATGCTTACTATGTGATGATTAATGCTATGAATGAATGTTCAAAAAATCTTACTTCTCAATGCATAAATGATAAAATTCATTCTACTTCAAACTTCGAAGGTGTTGGTGGAATCATAAGTATTGATCAAAATGGAAATGCAAGTCGTTCTGTAGTTATTAAAGAAATACAAGAACAAAAACAAAATTATAAAACTATTATTAATCCTTGAAAGGAATGATATGAAAAAAATTAGTATCGCTGTATTATCAATCATAGTTGCAAACATTTTACAAGCAAAAGAAATAAATATTGGTGTTGTTCTTCCTTTAACTGGAGCTACTGCTGCTTACGGACAAAGTGCTTTAGATGGCATTAAAATTGCAAATTCTATGAAAAATACACTAAGTAATGGTGATACGATTAATCTTGTAGTGGTAGATACTAAAGGCGATAAAATTGAAAGTGCAAATGCAAGCACAAGACTTGTTTCTCAAAATAATGTTCAAGCTTTAATTGGAGAAATGATTACAGCAAATACTTTACAAGTTATAAGAATCGGAGAAGAAAAGAAAGTTCCTGTTGTTGCTCCTGCTGCAACAGCTGATAAAATTTTAAATAAAAAACTTTACGCAAGTAGAGTCTGTTTTATGGATAGTTTCCAAGGCTCTTCATTGGCAAATTATATAAAAAATAAACTCCAATATAAAAAAGCAGTTATAGTAACTGACCAAACAACAGATTATTCTTTAGGATTAACTAGAGCCTTTGATCAAGAATTTAGCAAGCAAGGTGGTAAAATCCTAGATAAATTTAGAATTACCGCAGGTGATAAAGATTTTAAAGCAATAATTTCTCAAATCAAGACTTTAAATCCTGATTTTATATATCTTCCAGTATATTATACTGAAGCATCATTATTTGCAAGACAAGCAAAATCTATGGGTTTAAATATTCCTATGGGTTCAGCAGATGGGGTTGCTGATGAAACTTTTATAAATTTAGCTCAAGATGCAGCAGAAGGTTATATTTTTACAGATAGTTTTGATTATAATAATCCTCCTACTGACTTATCAAAAGATTTTATCCAAGCCTATGAAAAAGAAAAACAAAACAAAGAAGTACCAAATTTCAGCGCAATGGGAGCTGATGCTTATTTTGTTATTTATAATGCCATGGAAAAATGTGTTAATAATTTCAATACAGAATGCATTAATAACAATATTCACTCTACATCAAATTTTCATGGTGTAAGCGGTGTTATTAGTATTGATAAAAGTGGGAATGCCACTAGATCGATCGTCATCAAAACGATAGAAAATCAAAAGCAAATTTATAAAGATTCAATTCTTCCTTAAGAGGTTAAATGGACAATTCTTTAATTTTACAACAAATTATTAATGGTTTTAGTTTAGGTAGTATGTACGCACTTATAGCCATAGGTTATACTATGGTATATGGCGTATTAAGATTAATTAATTTTGCTCATGGCGATATAATGATGGTGGGTGCTTATGCAGCATTATTTTGTGTGACAAACATGAATGTTCCTTTTTTAGGAGCTTTGTCGCTAGCTATGCTTTTTGCGGCCGCTTTAGGTATTGCCATA comes from the Campylobacter insulaenigrae NCTC 12927 genome and includes:
- a CDS encoding ABC transporter substrate-binding protein, yielding MKKKLILASLFYASFMYAAEVKIGIVLPLTGSLAAYGNDVYEGIKLANSLNPNLQNGDSVKIIVVDTKGDKIESANATTRLISQDKVLGLIGEAVTPNTMQVLSIAEERKIPAIAPVASGDKLLDKKTYASRVCFMDSFQGDKFANYAYQNLNLRNVAIIVDQSNVYSLGLAKAFEKEFKKNGGKILKKLTISSGDKDFKAIVSQLKNINPDFVYMPIYHPEAALIARQAKAVGFDKLLSAGDGVNNKTFIELGGDAVNGVIFTDSFDYNNPPTNLSKKFIQAYEKEHNTKELPAFSAMGADAYYVMINAMNECSKNLTSQCINDKIHSTSNFEGVGGIISIDQNGNASRSVVIKEIQEQKQNYKTIINP
- a CDS encoding ABC transporter substrate-binding protein translates to MKKISIAVLSIIVANILQAKEINIGVVLPLTGATAAYGQSALDGIKIANSMKNTLSNGDTINLVVVDTKGDKIESANASTRLVSQNNVQALIGEMITANTLQVIRIGEEKKVPVVAPAATADKILNKKLYASRVCFMDSFQGSSLANYIKNKLQYKKAVIVTDQTTDYSLGLTRAFDQEFSKQGGKILDKFRITAGDKDFKAIISQIKTLNPDFIYLPVYYTEASLFARQAKSMGLNIPMGSADGVADETFINLAQDAAEGYIFTDSFDYNNPPTDLSKDFIQAYEKEKQNKEVPNFSAMGADAYFVIYNAMEKCVNNFNTECINNNIHSTSNFHGVSGVISIDKSGNATRSIVIKTIENQKQIYKDSILP